A portion of the Microbulbifer agarilyticus genome contains these proteins:
- a CDS encoding sugar kinase, whose translation MTEMTDLVILGESMVEFSLVEPGLYQQSFAGDVHSVAVYYKRLAQADDRVRLMTAVGFDSASNGLIDALEREHIDTSLVFRHPDRQLGLYMVNTDNAGERSFSYWRNSSAAREVMPLFREATQVAGDGGYSPAGLAPRPDMFFFSGISLAVLTPESRPVFWELVEQLQDSGTKIVFDPNYRPKLWQSAKETRDQYALAFTYADLALPGIEDLEALYGVKDFSGACDLLEPFSIAELVIKDGPNGVYYRGSKERFLESITAVDKVVDTTAAGDSFNGSYLAFRSRGASPRQAIAQAAKISAVVIQHRGALVDQSHFPDTFAD comes from the coding sequence ATGACTGAGATGACGGATCTGGTAATTCTTGGGGAAAGCATGGTGGAGTTCAGCCTAGTAGAGCCAGGCCTCTACCAACAGTCTTTCGCCGGCGACGTACACAGTGTGGCCGTTTACTACAAGCGTCTTGCGCAGGCCGATGACCGGGTGCGTCTGATGACTGCCGTTGGCTTTGACAGTGCCAGTAACGGTCTGATTGACGCTCTGGAAAGGGAGCACATCGATACCTCGCTGGTATTCCGTCACCCCGATCGCCAATTGGGCCTCTATATGGTGAACACCGATAACGCCGGCGAGCGTAGCTTCAGTTATTGGCGAAATAGCTCAGCGGCTCGGGAAGTGATGCCACTGTTTCGCGAGGCAACACAAGTCGCAGGGGATGGAGGCTACTCCCCCGCCGGCCTCGCACCCCGGCCGGACATGTTCTTCTTTAGCGGGATCTCTCTGGCTGTATTGACGCCCGAGTCACGCCCCGTCTTTTGGGAACTGGTGGAACAGCTGCAGGATTCCGGTACCAAGATCGTATTCGACCCCAACTACCGCCCAAAGCTCTGGCAGTCGGCCAAAGAGACCCGCGATCAGTATGCACTCGCCTTTACCTATGCGGACCTGGCATTGCCGGGGATCGAAGACCTGGAAGCATTGTATGGAGTGAAGGACTTCTCCGGGGCCTGCGATCTACTGGAGCCCTTCTCCATTGCAGAGCTGGTGATTAAAGACGGCCCCAATGGGGTCTACTACCGAGGCTCCAAGGAGCGCTTTCTGGAATCGATTACAGCGGTAGATAAGGTAGTGGATACCACCGCAGCCGGTGACTCCTTCAATGGCAGCTACCTCGCCTTCCGCAGTCGAGGCGCATCCCCTCGCCAAGCGATCGCACAGGCGGCGAAGATCTCTGCGGTGGTGATTCAGCACCGCGGGGCCCTTGTCGACCAATCTCACTTTCCGGATACATTCGCCGACTAG
- a CDS encoding carbohydrate-binding protein: protein MKLPYPRRPLALAQSVLAAGLAFSTAATAADYRIEAESFSSVGGTYADGQPQKISVYNVNGVTAINYVNRGDYAEYALQVAEAGTYNLQYLIGTSITSGAEIDFQIGSGSSWTSLAKKAVPAGHWDNFQPLDAGNVSLPTGTINLRVVGSGSNDWQWNLDALELTLVSTGGGSSSSSSSSSSSSGGSSSSSSGGGSTEFTVEAESFAQVGGTYADGQPQKISVYSANGATAINYVNKGDYAEYSVSVPQAGNYDLTYFAGTAVSGAQIDFQLNSGGSWQTLAQTNVSSAGWDNFQPQAAGSVYLPAGTQQIRVYGGGSNDWQWNLDRMEFAYAGGSSSSGGSSSSSSSSSSSSSSSSSSSSSSSSSSSSGGSSSSSSSSSSSSSSSSSSSSGGSSSSSSSGGTSPGNGSPVSGTFTLQAESAHAVGGDIDTYAINGGMAVNYFNSGDYLEYNLNLDQSGLYRPKFYVGTGNTSGTAVGLMATDHEGELVIKNTTDVVSQGDWDSFYLVNASSEVNLFAGDMTIRIYGAGSEDFQFNIDYAIFERVGDADLNLDGDGDGTPDVSDQCPSTDPAETANSVGCAPSQLDTDEDGINDAEDQCPTTGLGEFVNAVGCSSPGGDDDDFDGVLNTTDQCPNTPYGQNVDPMGCSGFSDSDSDGIADSADNCPSTASGAFTNESGCSAAQVGNTHSATVTVNANIAHSVNGVSDFGRARHITAHTAIYEQDWVGHSDKLNYLLNTLDVTFGRDNGTATWKFSDTKEDPNKANWPDMDYMVTRGQELRENYEANAFYKRFSPESTELIAGTNPHPTYPTLSWYDNGKTWHNWQPMDIQTSAAWMGQYLKHYYANSSNGFIGDPMPKYWEVINEPDMEMKTGKFMVTNQEALWEYHNLVAQEIRAKLGNEAPLIGGMTWGQHDFYRRDGISRFGDDNYAQWITDEDPDAEAAAEAFFENAMATTVDDTRDQDWYQWDVMWKGFLDAAGHNMDFYAVHVYDWPGVDGDNMSVLRRNGHLHAMLDMMEWYDVYQNGEANRKPIVLSEYGAVQGGWDYLVHNNRYESEVMKSFNAMFMQILERPDYVIKSMPFTPAKPLWGYKPFGCGSEKVRTCTAPYHYALMKETSLNSDEWKWSDYIQFFELWADVDGTRVDSISTDADVQVQSYVNGNELFVIINNLETYATTINLNVAGLGGAAVQNVEMRNMRYDSSYDTVTDRHHMQQAPSTLTLGADATVVLRYTLGNNIAINQSMDEKKYFGNSVSGGSEPHRIAVAGGAKTLSISNVSVPAGYAEAQLRLTVALYPDEDDKVDTNLGIVSLTVNGEVVDTPIDWRGRRANNAERYFNTLEIPVPVELLQANNTIAVDFRHDGQLAVANLVIKEFSVEPTRN from the coding sequence ATGAAACTCCCCTACCCAAGGCGCCCACTGGCGCTGGCACAGTCTGTGCTAGCTGCCGGTCTTGCCTTCAGTACTGCGGCAACTGCTGCAGATTATCGAATTGAGGCTGAATCCTTCAGTAGCGTCGGTGGTACCTACGCCGATGGCCAGCCTCAAAAAATCAGTGTTTACAATGTGAATGGTGTGACCGCCATTAACTACGTGAACCGTGGTGATTACGCAGAATATGCCCTGCAAGTTGCAGAAGCAGGCACCTATAACCTGCAATACCTGATCGGTACCAGCATCACCTCTGGTGCGGAGATCGATTTCCAGATCGGCTCCGGCAGCAGCTGGACTTCCCTAGCCAAGAAAGCAGTACCTGCTGGCCACTGGGACAACTTCCAGCCGCTGGATGCAGGTAACGTTTCACTTCCAACGGGCACCATTAACCTGCGGGTTGTTGGCTCTGGCAGCAACGACTGGCAGTGGAACCTGGATGCGCTGGAACTGACTCTCGTCAGCACCGGCGGCGGTTCTAGCAGCAGCTCAAGTTCAAGCAGTAGCTCCAGCGGTGGCTCTAGTAGTTCCAGCAGCGGCGGTGGCAGCACGGAATTTACCGTGGAAGCGGAAAGCTTCGCGCAGGTTGGCGGTACTTATGCCGACGGCCAGCCGCAAAAAATCAGCGTGTACTCAGCCAACGGCGCGACCGCGATTAACTACGTCAATAAAGGTGACTACGCGGAATACTCCGTTTCTGTACCTCAGGCGGGTAACTACGACCTGACCTATTTCGCCGGCACTGCGGTGAGCGGGGCTCAGATTGATTTCCAGCTAAATAGCGGCGGAAGCTGGCAAACACTGGCGCAAACCAATGTATCGAGCGCCGGCTGGGACAACTTCCAACCGCAAGCCGCAGGTAGCGTATACCTGCCAGCGGGCACGCAACAAATTCGCGTGTACGGCGGTGGTAGTAATGACTGGCAGTGGAATCTGGACCGCATGGAGTTCGCATATGCCGGTGGTTCCTCCAGCTCCGGCGGTTCTTCCTCCAGCAGTTCTTCGAGTAGTTCGTCCAGTTCTTCAAGTAGCTCTTCAAGTAGTTCGTCAAGCAGTTCGTCCAGTTCCGGCGGCAGCAGCTCCAGTTCTTCTTCGAGCTCGTCTTCCAGTTCCTCCTCGAGTTCTTCCAGCTCAGGCGGTTCCTCCTCCAGCTCCAGTTCTGGTGGTACCTCGCCCGGTAACGGCAGCCCGGTTTCTGGAACTTTTACCCTGCAGGCAGAAAGCGCCCATGCAGTAGGTGGCGATATCGACACCTATGCCATCAACGGTGGTATGGCCGTCAACTACTTCAACAGTGGTGACTACCTGGAGTACAACCTGAACCTGGATCAATCCGGCTTGTACCGTCCGAAGTTCTATGTGGGTACCGGAAATACTTCCGGCACGGCAGTTGGACTGATGGCCACCGACCACGAAGGTGAGCTGGTGATCAAAAACACCACCGATGTGGTGAGCCAAGGCGACTGGGATAGCTTCTATCTGGTAAATGCTTCCAGCGAAGTGAACCTGTTTGCCGGTGATATGACCATTCGTATTTATGGTGCCGGCAGTGAGGACTTCCAGTTCAATATCGACTACGCCATTTTCGAGCGCGTGGGTGATGCTGACCTGAACCTCGACGGTGACGGCGACGGTACTCCGGATGTTAGCGACCAGTGCCCGAGCACAGACCCAGCGGAAACCGCCAACAGTGTCGGCTGTGCACCTTCGCAGCTGGATACCGATGAAGATGGCATCAACGATGCGGAAGACCAATGCCCTACTACCGGACTTGGCGAGTTCGTCAACGCTGTTGGTTGTTCGAGCCCCGGTGGTGACGACGACGACTTCGACGGCGTACTTAACACGACGGATCAATGTCCCAACACCCCGTACGGTCAAAACGTTGACCCGATGGGCTGTAGTGGTTTCTCAGACAGTGATAGCGATGGTATTGCAGACAGCGCGGACAATTGCCCGTCTACTGCTTCCGGTGCGTTTACCAATGAGTCCGGCTGCTCTGCCGCACAAGTCGGTAATACCCACAGCGCTACCGTCACGGTAAATGCCAACATCGCGCACAGTGTTAATGGCGTATCCGACTTTGGTCGCGCACGGCATATTACTGCGCACACTGCGATCTATGAGCAAGACTGGGTTGGTCATTCCGACAAGCTGAACTACCTGCTAAACACCCTCGACGTGACCTTCGGTCGCGACAACGGTACTGCTACGTGGAAGTTCTCTGATACTAAGGAAGACCCGAACAAGGCGAATTGGCCGGATATGGACTACATGGTGACGCGCGGGCAGGAGCTGCGTGAAAACTATGAAGCCAATGCGTTCTACAAGCGCTTCAGCCCGGAAAGCACCGAACTGATCGCCGGTACCAACCCACACCCCACCTACCCGACACTGAGCTGGTACGACAACGGAAAGACCTGGCACAACTGGCAGCCGATGGATATCCAGACCTCTGCCGCATGGATGGGCCAATACCTGAAGCACTACTACGCCAACAGCAGTAACGGCTTCATTGGTGACCCAATGCCGAAATACTGGGAAGTGATCAACGAACCGGACATGGAAATGAAAACCGGTAAGTTCATGGTTACCAACCAGGAAGCACTGTGGGAATACCACAACCTCGTAGCACAGGAAATCCGTGCGAAGCTCGGGAATGAAGCACCGCTGATTGGTGGTATGACCTGGGGCCAGCACGACTTCTATCGTCGCGATGGCATTTCGCGCTTTGGTGACGATAACTACGCACAGTGGATTACCGACGAAGATCCGGATGCGGAAGCCGCTGCCGAAGCCTTCTTTGAGAATGCGATGGCTACCACAGTGGACGATACCCGCGACCAGGACTGGTATCAGTGGGATGTGATGTGGAAAGGCTTTCTGGATGCTGCCGGCCACAACATGGACTTCTATGCCGTACACGTCTACGACTGGCCCGGTGTCGATGGCGACAACATGTCGGTATTGCGCCGTAACGGTCACCTGCACGCCATGCTGGACATGATGGAGTGGTACGACGTTTACCAGAATGGTGAAGCCAACCGCAAACCTATCGTGCTATCTGAGTACGGTGCGGTACAGGGTGGTTGGGACTACCTGGTGCACAACAATCGCTACGAGTCTGAGGTGATGAAGTCCTTCAACGCCATGTTTATGCAGATTCTGGAGCGTCCGGATTATGTCATCAAGTCCATGCCGTTCACCCCGGCGAAACCGCTGTGGGGCTATAAGCCATTTGGCTGTGGATCAGAGAAAGTTCGCACGTGTACGGCTCCCTATCATTACGCTCTAATGAAAGAGACCTCGCTGAATAGTGACGAGTGGAAGTGGTCCGACTACATCCAGTTCTTCGAACTTTGGGCGGATGTCGACGGTACCCGTGTAGACAGTATTTCCACCGATGCAGATGTACAGGTACAGTCCTACGTAAACGGCAACGAACTGTTCGTCATCATCAACAACCTGGAGACCTACGCAACTACCATCAACCTGAATGTCGCAGGTCTTGGCGGCGCTGCGGTACAGAATGTTGAAATGCGTAATATGCGTTACGACAGCAGCTATGACACCGTAACCGATCGTCACCACATGCAGCAAGCGCCAAGCACGCTGACGCTGGGTGCCGATGCAACGGTTGTTCTGCGTTACACCCTGGGTAACAACATCGCCATCAACCAGTCCATGGATGAGAAGAAGTACTTCGGTAACAGCGTGAGCGGTGGCAGTGAACCGCACCGCATTGCCGTGGCCGGCGGTGCCAAGACACTGAGTATTAGCAATGTGTCGGTACCTGCAGGTTACGCTGAAGCGCAACTGCGCCTGACCGTGGCACTCTATCCGGATGAAGACGACAAGGTCGACACCAACCTCGGCATTGTTTCGCTCACCGTGAATGGTGAAGTGGTCGATACACCCATTGACTGGCGCGGCCGTCGGGCAAACAACGCCGAACGCTACTTCAACACACTGGAAATTCCTGTGCCTGTTGAACTGCTGCAAGCCAACAACACCATTGCCGTGGACTTCCGCCACGATGGCCAGTTGGCGGTTGCAAACCTGGTGATCAAGGAGTTTAGTGTAGAGCCAACACGTAACTGA
- a CDS encoding TonB-dependent receptor has product MSTSNVRNRFRMSALSVAVLSVCSGQAFAQESDEQNQYEALEEVQVTGIRASLEKSIDDKRFGGNIKDTINAEDIGKTTDQNIAEALSRVTGVSMQTSDGEGTTITVRGANAQQNNISLNGVQLGSTGFSQAVDLSAYSADILSKIEVVKTPSADHDEGSLGANINLVSNKPLEVSEGFNISGQGRYNDLSEKENHKVSTTYTGKFFDDTFGVIVTAFDETNSVRKDQFMQENWISRTSQRATDQNGNIVNDVTGLVPYNTKMQLHQNDRDRQGVNLGMQWAATDATEVNASLSWNKQEIDSTMHEVKTRAGDYWTYNNMVEGEDYLWTGPAAWTDPQEDWHTYNSDTRTFTKYLNRSALGDLSQAENKFTNENRIFSLDVNHELNDSVVVSGGVNYSKAEEIPDQALYVNMQNYRRVNAWLTRFAPPGEAEPVGYDCTSGKCNLVAGEGFVDYGAVLHPDPNALWDNSSTTGFNPDDLAAQHVSFLSRTVREVSDEQQAAYFDVDWDVDFAGVHKLEFGAKATSREKYVDNQTGEFNSIGEGVIVTDPETGQTYTIVEGITDIDGTFVTNGDLGVSDFMNSLGYDRNNVTDGWQTVSAERAFEVALNNPAAEFIADDTETRSADLDTQALYFKANFSFLDDTLSGDVGLRYVNTTVDTTGYSGVNFHSSTGNLGRVLDAFTLQSLRDSSNPACAPVIDYGTPIVLDDPSTPDIDENTIDSDPQNQEELRWSRVDGLGWDTQGTADRSDDTPISAQGACYDAFAVRGNMNEYMLWRHSDVSTESNYIYGARDADGNPIVEDRSLRSFAVTGEHEYDVLLPSLNLNYIINDEMVGRVAVSKTMSRPQIDSLRPGFKVQETVWTDENGTGNAITLTNTKLDPLESNNLDLSFEWYFADNSMLAAGLFYKDMTNFEESQTIVTYMDDLRDLGLDENGEPYDTASLIKSTDNLEGCMPRRIEGVADYDEDWLHSDDLTDLCAKFQTTSITNGKGAEIRGAELQYTQTYDMLPGVFAGLGTMFNYTYQDSAYDQEVSSLDPSLVLPELPVAYTPEHSYNATVFWEMNGHQLRLAYQGTSDQLARRVWDNGSLWQEGRGTLDLSASYALNDNVSLSFNAVNLTDEGVRHYYTSRFIQLPDANGNMVAFDEGNPLDGGYKGRTAEEYKTGTFYRFGIQARF; this is encoded by the coding sequence ATGTCTACGTCCAATGTACGTAATCGCTTCCGCATGTCTGCACTGTCAGTAGCGGTACTGTCTGTATGCAGCGGTCAAGCGTTTGCACAGGAATCCGACGAGCAAAACCAATACGAAGCGCTTGAAGAAGTTCAGGTGACGGGTATTCGGGCGAGTCTGGAGAAGTCTATTGATGACAAACGCTTCGGCGGAAACATCAAGGACACCATCAATGCCGAAGACATCGGCAAAACCACCGATCAGAACATTGCAGAAGCCCTGTCCCGCGTGACTGGTGTTTCTATGCAGACTTCGGACGGTGAAGGCACCACTATTACAGTACGTGGTGCAAATGCTCAGCAGAACAACATTAGCCTGAACGGCGTGCAGCTCGGCTCCACCGGTTTCAGCCAGGCGGTGGACCTTTCTGCATACTCTGCGGACATCCTCTCCAAGATCGAGGTTGTAAAAACACCAAGCGCGGACCATGACGAAGGTTCTCTCGGTGCCAACATCAACTTGGTATCGAACAAGCCACTGGAAGTGAGCGAAGGCTTCAATATCAGCGGTCAGGGTCGTTACAACGATCTTTCTGAAAAAGAAAATCACAAGGTTTCCACGACTTACACCGGTAAATTCTTTGACGATACTTTCGGTGTGATTGTTACCGCGTTTGATGAAACCAACTCCGTGCGTAAAGACCAATTTATGCAGGAAAACTGGATTTCTCGCACGTCCCAGCGTGCTACCGACCAGAACGGTAATATCGTTAATGACGTAACCGGTTTGGTCCCATACAACACCAAGATGCAATTGCATCAGAATGACCGCGATCGTCAGGGTGTAAATTTGGGTATGCAGTGGGCGGCCACCGATGCTACCGAAGTGAACGCAAGCCTCAGTTGGAACAAACAGGAAATCGACAGCACGATGCACGAGGTAAAGACCCGTGCTGGCGACTACTGGACCTACAACAATATGGTGGAAGGTGAAGACTACCTGTGGACTGGTCCTGCAGCTTGGACCGACCCGCAAGAAGACTGGCACACCTATAATTCCGATACGCGTACTTTTACCAAGTATCTGAACCGCTCGGCACTGGGTGACCTTTCTCAGGCGGAGAACAAATTTACCAATGAGAACCGCATTTTCTCCCTCGATGTAAATCATGAGCTGAACGACTCTGTTGTAGTGAGCGGTGGTGTAAATTACTCCAAGGCGGAAGAGATCCCGGATCAGGCGCTGTATGTCAACATGCAGAACTATCGCCGTGTAAATGCCTGGCTGACTCGCTTCGCGCCTCCCGGTGAAGCAGAACCTGTAGGTTACGACTGTACTTCGGGCAAGTGTAATCTTGTCGCGGGCGAGGGCTTTGTAGACTACGGGGCTGTATTGCACCCAGATCCAAATGCACTGTGGGACAACTCCTCGACCACCGGTTTCAACCCGGATGACCTCGCCGCACAGCACGTTTCTTTCCTGTCACGTACCGTACGCGAAGTATCGGATGAGCAGCAGGCAGCCTATTTTGACGTGGACTGGGACGTAGATTTTGCGGGTGTGCACAAGCTTGAGTTCGGTGCCAAGGCCACATCTCGCGAGAAGTATGTGGACAACCAGACCGGTGAGTTTAACTCTATTGGTGAAGGTGTCATTGTTACCGATCCAGAGACCGGGCAAACATACACCATTGTTGAAGGTATCACCGATATCGACGGTACTTTTGTCACCAATGGTGATCTGGGTGTTAGCGACTTCATGAACTCGCTGGGTTACGATCGCAATAACGTGACCGACGGCTGGCAGACCGTTTCTGCTGAGCGCGCATTTGAGGTTGCTCTCAATAACCCAGCGGCAGAATTTATTGCTGATGATACCGAGACGCGGTCTGCTGATCTCGATACTCAGGCGTTGTATTTCAAAGCGAACTTTTCATTCCTGGATGACACCTTGAGTGGTGATGTTGGCCTGCGGTATGTGAACACCACCGTGGATACAACCGGTTACTCGGGTGTTAACTTCCATAGCAGTACCGGTAACCTTGGTCGTGTTTTGGATGCCTTTACCTTGCAGTCACTACGCGATAGTTCCAACCCGGCGTGTGCGCCGGTAATTGACTACGGTACACCCATCGTACTGGATGATCCTTCGACCCCAGATATTGATGAAAATACCATTGATAGTGATCCGCAAAACCAGGAAGAGTTGCGCTGGTCGCGTGTCGATGGCCTCGGCTGGGACACTCAGGGCACTGCAGATCGCTCCGATGATACGCCAATTTCTGCTCAGGGTGCCTGTTACGATGCCTTCGCAGTTCGCGGCAACATGAACGAGTACATGCTGTGGCGTCATTCTGATGTATCCACTGAATCGAACTACATCTATGGTGCACGTGATGCCGACGGTAACCCGATTGTAGAAGATCGCAGCCTGCGCTCCTTCGCCGTTACCGGTGAGCATGAATATGATGTGTTGCTGCCTAGTCTGAACCTGAACTACATCATTAATGATGAGATGGTTGGCCGTGTTGCTGTCTCCAAAACCATGTCTCGTCCGCAGATTGACTCCCTGCGCCCTGGCTTTAAAGTTCAGGAAACGGTTTGGACTGATGAAAACGGCACCGGTAACGCGATTACTCTGACCAATACCAAGCTGGATCCTCTCGAGTCCAACAACTTGGATCTGTCGTTCGAATGGTACTTCGCCGATAACTCCATGCTTGCCGCTGGTCTGTTCTACAAAGATATGACCAACTTCGAGGAGTCGCAGACCATTGTTACCTATATGGATGACCTGCGTGATTTGGGCCTCGACGAGAATGGTGAGCCGTATGACACCGCCAGCCTAATTAAGAGTACCGACAACCTCGAAGGTTGTATGCCTCGCCGTATCGAAGGTGTTGCGGACTACGATGAAGACTGGCTGCACTCTGATGACCTGACCGATCTTTGTGCCAAGTTCCAGACCACGAGCATTACTAATGGTAAAGGTGCAGAAATTCGTGGGGCGGAACTTCAGTACACCCAGACTTACGACATGCTACCTGGCGTGTTTGCTGGTCTGGGTACCATGTTTAACTACACCTATCAGGATAGTGCCTACGATCAAGAGGTCTCTTCTCTGGATCCGAGCCTGGTATTACCTGAGCTGCCGGTAGCCTACACCCCAGAACATAGCTACAACGCGACCGTATTCTGGGAAATGAATGGCCATCAGCTGCGCTTGGCTTATCAGGGAACCTCTGATCAACTGGCGCGACGCGTATGGGACAACGGCTCCCTGTGGCAGGAAGGTCGCGGTACTTTGGACCTTTCCGCGAGCTACGCTTTGAACGACAATGTTAGTCTGTCATTCAATGCGGTAAACCTGACTGATGAGGGTGTTCGCCATTACTACACTAGCCGCTTTATCCAATTGCCGGATGCAAATGGCAATATGGTTGCCTTCGACGAAGGCAACCCTCTGGATGGTGGCTATAAAGGGCGTACCGCTGAAGAGTATAAGACTGGTACATTCTACCGGTTTGGTATTCAGGCGCGCTTCTAA
- a CDS encoding tryptophan halogenase family protein produces MNRKKLIVVGGGTAGWMAALMLQKAVGDSWTIELIESSKRGIIGVGEGSTPALKSFFEDLEIPEDEWMQACSATYKSGITFDRWSEKSGFTSYFHPFYSHFDRDHAKALIHNSHLRRSGKDVHAHPDVFSYNHYLAKNRLSPVVPHHFPFEVQYGYHFDAGLLAQYLKKVALIRGVHHRDALITEVDLSTSGDIAAVIDEKGERHEGEWFIDCSGFAALLIGDTLKTPFTSYADTLWNDSAVTLAMPPDAEPPCETVSTALKNGWAWRIPLQSRVGYGYVYSSRYCTREEAEEELRAHAGADASVDARHLSMNIGRREEHWVKNCVAVGLSQGFIEPLEATSLALTQQTITRFIHAFREGNTGEEFREIFNTSVNKSYDDVRDYISVHFLTNSRTDSQYWVDSREKPGPASKALSAVFSCWFDNGDLPGLLKHLKIDGAYSNFSWHYILCGMGVFPAAETLTSPSPKDLSGIDFEQIRDFFARCTLNHQSHIEALKFSGLKRLL; encoded by the coding sequence ATGAATAGAAAGAAGTTGATCGTAGTTGGTGGTGGAACTGCTGGTTGGATGGCAGCTCTAATGTTGCAGAAGGCGGTAGGCGATAGCTGGACTATCGAACTGATTGAGTCCAGTAAACGAGGGATAATTGGGGTAGGCGAGGGATCTACACCAGCATTGAAATCATTTTTCGAGGATTTAGAAATTCCTGAAGATGAATGGATGCAGGCGTGTAGTGCGACTTATAAATCGGGTATTACCTTCGATCGATGGTCGGAAAAATCAGGGTTCACAAGCTATTTCCACCCTTTTTACAGTCATTTCGATCGCGATCATGCCAAGGCGCTAATTCACAATTCTCATTTGCGTCGCTCAGGAAAAGATGTGCATGCGCATCCGGACGTCTTCTCGTATAACCATTATTTGGCTAAGAATCGTCTCTCCCCAGTCGTGCCTCATCATTTTCCGTTTGAAGTGCAGTACGGATACCATTTTGATGCAGGTTTGCTTGCCCAGTATTTGAAGAAAGTTGCCTTAATACGCGGAGTTCACCATCGGGATGCATTAATCACCGAGGTGGATCTGAGTACGAGTGGGGATATAGCAGCGGTTATCGACGAGAAAGGGGAGCGCCACGAAGGGGAGTGGTTTATCGATTGCTCTGGGTTTGCTGCATTACTGATTGGCGATACCCTGAAGACGCCATTTACCAGCTACGCAGATACCCTATGGAATGACAGTGCGGTTACCCTTGCCATGCCTCCAGATGCTGAACCACCATGTGAAACGGTGTCCACCGCATTGAAAAATGGCTGGGCTTGGCGAATTCCGCTCCAGAGTCGTGTGGGTTATGGCTATGTCTACAGTAGCCGCTACTGTACCAGGGAAGAGGCGGAGGAAGAGCTCCGCGCGCATGCGGGTGCAGATGCCTCGGTCGACGCACGTCACCTTTCGATGAATATAGGTCGTCGGGAAGAACACTGGGTAAAAAATTGCGTGGCTGTCGGCTTGTCACAGGGGTTTATTGAGCCCCTGGAAGCGACGTCTCTGGCCTTAACTCAGCAGACCATCACTCGGTTCATACACGCTTTCAGGGAAGGGAATACGGGCGAGGAGTTTCGTGAAATATTCAATACTTCTGTGAATAAAAGTTATGACGACGTGCGGGATTACATATCCGTCCACTTTCTTACCAATAGCCGTACGGACAGTCAATACTGGGTTGATAGCAGGGAAAAGCCCGGGCCCGCCAGTAAAGCGCTAAGTGCCGTATTCAGTTGCTGGTTTGATAATGGTGATTTGCCCGGGTTGCTGAAGCATCTGAAAATTGATGGGGCTTACAGTAATTTCTCTTGGCACTATATTTTGTGCGGAATGGGTGTTTTTCCGGCAGCCGAGACATTGACGTCTCCCTCTCCTAAAGATCTTTCCGGTATCGATTTTGAGCAGATACGTGACTTTTTTGCACGTTGTACCCTGAATCATCAGAGCCATATTGAAGCCCTGAAATTCTCTGGTTTAAAACGCCTGCTATAA